One part of the Sphingopyxis sp. PAMC25046 genome encodes these proteins:
- a CDS encoding multidrug effflux MFS transporter, producing the protein MMAMVMALNALAIDSMLPALPAIGEALGVTVANDRQHVISIYLLGIGFGSLLYGPLSDRFGRKGVLVPALFAYLALSIGCGLATSFEMLLALRFVHGLVSAALGVIVVAVIRDLFAGDAMAKRLSLIFLVFMIVPIIAPTIGAGIAAVAGWRAIFIVLAVMSIVMLFWLRRLPETLDPADVRPLDFKTMVAGWATVTRHRRAAGYMIASGMMQGALYGYLNSSEQIIAEVFGARAMFPLIFAIVAVGIAIANFSNAAIVERFGARRVSQSAVLAFMATSILQIVAALSGAETLWMFTALMMVNVGLVGFIGSNFGSIAMEDFGHMAGVASSYQSFAKTLLAATVGATIGQQYDGTTLPLAYAFLISAVVGLALVFWAERGKLFTRPGTAPRTPF; encoded by the coding sequence ATGATGGCGATGGTCATGGCGCTCAATGCGCTCGCCATCGATTCGATGTTGCCCGCGCTGCCGGCGATCGGCGAGGCGCTGGGCGTCACCGTCGCCAATGATCGTCAGCATGTCATCTCGATCTATCTGCTCGGAATCGGTTTCGGATCGCTGCTCTATGGTCCGCTTTCGGACCGTTTCGGGCGCAAGGGCGTGCTTGTCCCGGCGCTCTTCGCCTATCTGGCGCTGTCGATCGGCTGCGGGCTCGCGACGAGTTTCGAAATGCTGCTCGCGCTGCGTTTCGTTCACGGGCTGGTCAGCGCCGCGCTCGGCGTCATCGTCGTTGCGGTGATCCGCGACCTGTTCGCGGGTGACGCGATGGCGAAGCGACTGTCGCTGATATTCCTCGTCTTCATGATCGTGCCGATCATTGCGCCGACGATCGGCGCGGGCATCGCCGCTGTGGCGGGCTGGCGCGCGATCTTCATCGTGCTCGCGGTGATGTCGATCGTGATGCTGTTCTGGCTCCGGCGCCTGCCTGAAACGCTCGATCCCGCTGACGTGCGTCCTCTCGACTTCAAGACGATGGTCGCGGGCTGGGCAACGGTGACGCGGCACCGCCGCGCCGCGGGCTATATGATCGCATCGGGGATGATGCAGGGCGCGCTCTACGGCTATCTCAACAGCAGCGAGCAGATCATCGCCGAGGTGTTCGGCGCGCGCGCGATGTTCCCGTTGATCTTCGCCATCGTCGCCGTCGGCATCGCGATCGCCAATTTCTCGAACGCCGCGATCGTCGAACGTTTCGGCGCGCGGCGCGTGTCGCAGTCGGCGGTCCTCGCCTTCATGGCGACGTCGATCCTGCAGATCGTTGCGGCATTGAGCGGCGCCGAGACTCTGTGGATGTTCACCGCGCTGATGATGGTCAACGTCGGTCTCGTCGGCTTCATCGGCAGCAATTTCGGGTCGATCGCGATGGAGGATTTCGGCCATATGGCGGGCGTAGCCTCCTCCTATCAGAGCTTCGCCAAGACGCTGCTCGCGGCGACCGTCGGCGCGACGATCGGCCAGCAATATGACGGCACGACGCTGCCGCTCGCCTATGCTTTCCTGATCAGCGCCGTGGTCGGCCTCGCGCTCGTTTTCTGGGCCGAACGCGGCAAGCTGTTCACGCGCCCCGGAACCGCACCGCGCACGCCCTTTTGA
- a CDS encoding amino acid permease, with product MLFDRVKPLDAILATAEKKSLTRTLGAFQLTMLGIGAVIGTGIFVLTAEAAQKAGPGMMISFIIAGFVCAFAALCYAEMASMVPVSGSAYTYSYAVMGELIAWMVGWALILEYAVAAGAVSVGWSGYVVGLIEHSFGLDIPAKFVLGPFDGGMINLPAMFIAGLVTFLLVIGTRESATVNAILVVIKVAALTLFIILALPVMNMEKFEPFAPLGIGGIGAAAASIFFAYVGFDAVSTAAEETKNPQRNMPIGLIGSLAICTIFYLLVAAGVIGTVGAQPVGIDAAAGHALEPGSRELAAACGAIGDQAVVCSKEALAWTLREIGWPQIGNLIGLAAGLALPSVILMMMFGQTRIFFVMSRDGLLPQAFSKIHPKFNTPHVITIITGIAVALFAAFFPVGQLANISNSGTLFAFAAVSIAVMVIRRTDPGRHRPFRTPAIYVTAPIAIAGCLYLFFNLDQKSINLFLIWAAVGLVVYFVYSRKRSHVGLGHVEVHEDDSDAPPPPVPPAPSFS from the coding sequence ATGCTATTTGACCGCGTAAAGCCGTTGGATGCCATTTTGGCGACAGCGGAAAAGAAATCGCTTACGCGCACGCTCGGCGCTTTCCAGCTTACGATGCTGGGGATCGGCGCCGTGATCGGGACCGGGATTTTCGTGCTGACCGCGGAAGCCGCGCAAAAGGCGGGCCCCGGCATGATGATCAGCTTCATCATAGCCGGTTTCGTCTGCGCCTTCGCCGCGCTCTGCTACGCCGAAATGGCCTCGATGGTCCCCGTTTCGGGTTCGGCCTACACCTATAGCTATGCCGTGATGGGCGAGCTGATCGCCTGGATGGTCGGCTGGGCGCTGATCCTCGAATATGCGGTGGCCGCAGGCGCGGTGTCGGTGGGCTGGTCGGGCTATGTCGTCGGGTTGATCGAACATAGTTTCGGGCTCGACATACCCGCGAAATTCGTGCTCGGGCCGTTCGACGGCGGCATGATCAACCTGCCCGCGATGTTCATCGCCGGATTGGTGACCTTCCTCCTCGTCATCGGGACGCGCGAATCGGCGACGGTCAACGCAATCCTCGTCGTGATCAAGGTCGCCGCGCTGACGCTCTTCATCATCCTCGCCCTGCCGGTGATGAATATGGAGAAGTTCGAGCCCTTCGCGCCGCTCGGCATCGGCGGGATCGGCGCCGCCGCGGCATCGATCTTCTTCGCCTATGTCGGCTTCGACGCGGTTTCGACCGCGGCCGAGGAAACCAAGAACCCGCAGCGCAACATGCCGATCGGCCTGATCGGCAGCCTCGCCATCTGCACCATCTTCTACCTGCTCGTCGCCGCCGGCGTCATCGGCACCGTCGGCGCGCAGCCGGTCGGGATCGACGCCGCCGCGGGCCATGCGCTCGAACCCGGCAGCCGCGAACTCGCGGCCGCGTGCGGCGCGATCGGCGATCAGGCGGTGGTCTGCTCGAAGGAAGCGCTCGCGTGGACGCTGCGCGAAATCGGCTGGCCGCAGATCGGCAATTTGATCGGCCTCGCCGCCGGCCTCGCGCTGCCGTCGGTCATCCTGATGATGATGTTCGGCCAGACCCGCATCTTCTTCGTGATGAGCCGCGACGGGCTGCTGCCGCAAGCCTTCTCGAAGATCCATCCGAAGTTCAACACGCCGCACGTGATCACGATCATCACGGGCATCGCGGTCGCGCTGTTCGCCGCCTTCTTCCCTGTGGGGCAGCTGGCGAACATCTCGAACTCGGGCACGCTCTTCGCCTTTGCCGCAGTGTCGATCGCGGTGATGGTGATCCGCCGCACCGATCCCGGCCGTCACCGCCCGTTCCGCACGCCGGCAATCTATGTCACGGCGCCGATTGCGATCGCGGGCTGCCTCTACCTCTTCTTCAACCTCGACCAGAAGAGCATCAACCTCTTCCTGATCTGGGCCGCTGTCGGGCTGGTCGTCTACTTCGTCTACAGCCGCAAGCGCAGCCATGTGGGCTTGGGACATGTCGAGGTCCACGAGGACGACAGCGACGCCCCGCCGCCGCCGGTTCCGCCGGCACCGTCGTTCAGCTGA
- the pbpC gene encoding penicillin-binding protein 1C has product MMPGKRRWFDALAWTALTLLVLVTAAHLVTRPPALPEYEKVRADWRASEAWLYDRDGQLLDSERVDFERRRLAWVPLGDISPAVRDAVVNAEDRRFWSHAGVDWLAVASAVRARLTRGETGGSSRGASTLAMQLAAFLDPGLAQPGQRDWRTKIRQMRAGQALAANWSHEQMLEAYFNLLPLRGEAQGIGAGAQSLFGKKPAQMNHTDAALFAGLLPNPAAGAEALGRRACRVAGTRDCSAIRAAAATLVSGEHAARFDPGLAPHLAVRLLDKPGKRVTTTIDRRIQTAAIVALRRQLAGLGANRVRDGAVVVLDNATGEVLAYVGGVGLGSTAAQVDGANARRQAGSTLKPHLYAQVIEHGWLTAASILEDSPVQLDTASGLYVPKNYDRSFKGPVSVRHALASSLNVPAVRTLIIDDVQQFRDRLWALGYHGLVEDGEYYGFSLALGSAEVSLVEQANAFRTLANMGKWSPVHFGDMRKDGEEARAIVNPAAAFIVGDILADASARADAFGADSALRLPFWAAAKTGTSKGMRDNWCIGYSDRFTVAVWVGNLEGDSMRAVSGTSGAAPVWRDVMMALHAGRPGQPPKMPGGVELRQVSLPGTREPPRREYFLTGTAQTEMAAAPQAARRPRITSPVSGSVYALDPDIPIDRQRLAVTVSGSVAGYRLILDKKPLGDADAGQQILPRPGAHMLALIDPGGRMIDRVRFTVR; this is encoded by the coding sequence ATGATGCCCGGCAAACGCCGCTGGTTCGATGCACTGGCGTGGACGGCCCTGACCCTGCTCGTCCTCGTCACCGCCGCGCACCTTGTCACGCGCCCACCCGCGCTGCCGGAGTATGAGAAAGTGCGCGCCGACTGGCGCGCCAGCGAAGCCTGGCTCTACGACCGCGACGGCCAGCTCCTCGACAGCGAGCGCGTCGATTTCGAACGCCGCCGCCTCGCGTGGGTGCCGCTCGGCGACATCAGCCCCGCCGTCCGCGACGCAGTGGTGAACGCCGAGGACCGGCGTTTCTGGTCGCACGCCGGGGTCGACTGGCTCGCGGTCGCGAGCGCCGTCCGCGCGCGCCTGACAAGGGGGGAGACCGGCGGCAGCTCGCGCGGCGCCTCGACGCTCGCGATGCAGCTCGCGGCCTTCCTCGACCCCGGCCTCGCGCAGCCGGGCCAGCGCGACTGGCGCACCAAGATCCGTCAGATGCGCGCGGGACAGGCGCTCGCGGCAAACTGGTCGCACGAACAGATGCTCGAGGCCTATTTCAATCTTCTGCCCTTGCGCGGCGAGGCGCAGGGCATCGGCGCGGGCGCGCAAAGCCTGTTCGGCAAGAAGCCCGCCCAGATGAACCACACCGACGCCGCGCTGTTCGCGGGGCTACTTCCCAACCCCGCTGCGGGCGCCGAAGCACTCGGCCGCCGCGCGTGCCGCGTCGCGGGGACGCGCGACTGTTCGGCGATCCGCGCCGCCGCCGCGACGCTCGTCTCGGGCGAACATGCCGCACGCTTCGACCCCGGCCTCGCGCCACACCTTGCCGTCCGCCTGCTCGACAAGCCCGGCAAGCGCGTCACGACGACGATCGACCGCCGCATCCAGACCGCTGCGATCGTCGCGCTGCGCCGCCAGCTCGCGGGGCTCGGCGCGAACCGCGTCCGCGACGGCGCGGTCGTGGTGCTCGACAACGCGACCGGCGAAGTGCTCGCCTATGTCGGCGGCGTCGGCCTCGGATCCACCGCCGCGCAGGTCGACGGCGCCAATGCGCGGCGGCAAGCGGGCTCGACGCTCAAACCGCATCTCTATGCGCAGGTGATCGAGCATGGTTGGCTCACCGCCGCGTCGATCCTCGAAGACAGCCCAGTTCAGCTCGACACCGCCTCGGGGCTCTACGTCCCCAAAAATTACGACCGCAGCTTCAAGGGGCCGGTCAGCGTCCGCCACGCGCTCGCCTCGTCGCTCAACGTCCCCGCGGTGCGCACGCTCATCATCGACGACGTCCAGCAGTTCCGCGACCGCCTGTGGGCGCTCGGCTATCACGGCCTGGTCGAGGACGGCGAATATTACGGCTTCTCGCTTGCCTTGGGCTCGGCCGAAGTGTCGCTTGTCGAACAAGCCAACGCCTTCAGGACATTGGCGAATATGGGCAAGTGGTCGCCGGTCCACTTCGGCGATATGCGCAAAGATGGTGAAGAAGCGCGCGCGATCGTCAACCCCGCCGCCGCCTTCATCGTCGGCGACATTCTCGCCGACGCCTCGGCCCGCGCCGACGCCTTCGGCGCCGACAGCGCACTCCGCCTCCCTTTCTGGGCGGCCGCCAAGACCGGCACCTCGAAAGGCATGCGCGACAATTGGTGCATCGGCTATTCGGACCGTTTCACCGTCGCGGTATGGGTCGGCAATCTCGAGGGCGATTCGATGCGCGCCGTCTCGGGCACCTCGGGCGCCGCGCCGGTGTGGCGCGACGTGATGATGGCGCTCCATGCGGGGAGACCCGGCCAGCCACCGAAAATGCCGGGCGGCGTCGAGCTGCGGCAGGTCAGCCTCCCCGGCACGCGCGAGCCGCCGCGCCGCGAATATTTCCTTACCGGTACTGCGCAAACCGAGATGGCGGCCGCGCCGCAGGCCGCGCGCCGTCCGCGCATCACCAGCCCGGTCAGCGGCAGCGTCTATGCGCTCGACCCCGACATTCCGATTGATCGCCAGCGGCTCGCGGTCACGGTCAGCGGATCGGTCGCCGGATACCGGCTGATCCTTGACAAAAAGCCGCTCGGCGATGCCGACGCCGGGCAACAAATATTGCCCCGCCCGGGCGCACATATGCTCGCGCTGATTGATCCAGGCGGCCGAATGATTGACCGTGTGCGCTTTACGGTACGGTAA
- a CDS encoding MG2 domain-containing protein, whose product MGKAWRALATGMAGKAKLALILPLALAMAATATADTVPQVTLATPGSSGTGDGTITRFTLRFSEDMVPLGDPRAPAPATNDCKLPSTGRWVDTRTWVLEFDKPLPGGLACHVELRDGLTTARGVAVAGNSRFALDTGGPSARAVLVGGMGGGIEEEQIFLVATNVAADRASVGRYGYCAVDGIGEKIPLDVLPRETATEILTGLGDNNWSRQSFTYDAGLPQRFPAAGADREAALDRIVPVKCRRPLPPGREMALVWDARISQAGVPGRTAGRDQRFDYDVRPAFTAKMSCSRVNPQAGCNPIKDVVLSFAAPVRRESALAAALSTSDGKTLAPQIDDDDKNDAWLTTVRFAGPLPQNVDATLVLPANVTDQSGRKLQNQSNFPLKFHIDRAPPLVKFAADFGILEAGEGGVLPVTVRGVEASLVQSNLKMPVAALKVGDDDAAIARWLRRVDDADDTDYREEKNAAGKDVTVNYTGTKSVFVGAPAGGERRNLQLTPPGGGKEFEVVGIPLAEKGFHVVEIASPELGAALLGRRETRYVATAALVTNMAVHFKWGREGSLAWATALDTGLPVSGAEIRVTDACTGRLLARGTADKAGRLAFPSALPEPETYSSCEENPDMAKSEGHALMVSARSGDDFSFTLTDWGNGIRPYDFDLPYGWSERADILHTVFDRALVKAGETVHMKHILRRPVGLGFRTPEALAGKLRLVHRGSDTEFEMPFAISATGSGETVWNVPASAPMGDYELVFVTKDKDGEDKTIWPGQTVRVDEYRLPTMKATITGPKTALVRPAAVPLNLFVGYLSGGPAPNIPVELRTNFRSSWSPPEDYRDWDFDGQPVKEGVVQLDDGGDTPSADLPLARSVPLTLDANGSATTSVTVDQPITEPTLMAAEMDYEDANGETLTSSRRITLYPSAVRLGLKTDGWLMRDNDLRLNFIALDLDGKPIRGQRIDVALYNREIITARRRLIGGFYAYDNQMRTTRLGATCSATTDKLGRASCAMAPGVSGEVTVVATTQDADGNEARAVRSVWLAGDDDWWFGGDNGDRMDVIAEQPRYAAGDTAKFQVRMPFREATALVTVEREGVLSSFVVPLKGTNPVVKVKLPATYAPDVYVSVMAVRGRVTGGESWFRKLKRAAGFKIENSEGAPPTALVDLAKPAYRMGIARIKVGWEGHKLGVKVKADKEKYSVRETAKVDIEVKTPSGKAPKNADVAFAAVDEALLQLAPNESWEVLNAMMGERTLDVLTSTAQMQVVGKRHYGRKALEPGGGGGGDLSGLTREDFRPVLLWKGNVPLDAKGRASIDVPLSDNLSGFRLVAIATDGPQYFGTGETSVRTVQDLGVFASMPELVRTGDTYDARFTLRNGTDKAMEVTATPALSPAVATAPPLTVTIPAGGAVPISWSMTAPEATGPIEWTVDAASKDGKARDRLVFEQTVEPAVPVETWAASLFRVGPNTTLPIAIPAGALPGGYVDIALAGTLAPPLTGVRDYMSAYPYTCFEQQTSRAVALGDVGRWQALAGAMPTYLDDDGLLRYWPNERMTGSIELTAYVMSVTAANGFAIPEASSEKMVKALQAVVEGRLTRKGYGPWDIRPVRIAALAALARNKASSASLVAAIDVAPADMATSTLADWLVALEKTPGVRNAPALRTAAEAELRKRLVYEGTRLDLVDDAKAPWWMMTSGDEMAIKALEAVLGRKGWEDDAGKLMVGVAQRQRKGHWDTTPANAWGAVTVRRFAALYPASAITGITNIGLAGDTASQSWPLSAEPVSPLRVALNAATMNLSHQGGGAPWATVSVKAAVPLKEPLNAGYRIKRSVSIVKAANKDRLTRGDVIKVRIEVVAAAGRTWVVINDPVAPGATIVGNLGGQSEMLAEQANGSGAQPSYVERGEDSWRGYFGWMPAGTHAVEYVVRLNGSGKFTLPPTRVEAMYSPAIRGQWPNAPMTVASVGR is encoded by the coding sequence ATGGGCAAGGCATGGCGCGCGCTAGCTACAGGCATGGCCGGCAAGGCAAAACTGGCGCTGATCCTGCCGCTCGCCCTCGCGATGGCCGCGACCGCGACCGCCGACACCGTGCCGCAGGTCACGCTCGCGACGCCGGGCAGCTCGGGCACCGGCGACGGCACGATCACGCGCTTCACCTTGCGTTTCTCCGAAGACATGGTCCCGCTCGGCGATCCGCGCGCACCCGCACCCGCTACCAACGACTGCAAGCTTCCGTCGACCGGCCGCTGGGTCGACACGCGCACCTGGGTGCTCGAATTCGATAAACCGCTCCCCGGCGGGCTCGCCTGTCATGTCGAACTTCGCGACGGGCTCACCACCGCGCGCGGCGTTGCGGTCGCGGGCAACAGCCGCTTCGCGCTCGACACCGGCGGCCCCTCGGCGCGCGCGGTGCTCGTTGGCGGCATGGGCGGCGGGATCGAGGAAGAGCAGATTTTCCTCGTCGCAACCAACGTCGCCGCCGACCGCGCCTCGGTCGGCCGCTACGGCTATTGCGCGGTCGACGGCATCGGCGAGAAGATCCCGCTCGACGTCCTGCCGCGCGAAACCGCGACTGAAATCCTGACCGGCCTCGGCGACAATAATTGGTCGCGCCAGTCCTTCACCTACGACGCCGGCCTGCCGCAGCGTTTCCCCGCCGCGGGCGCCGACCGCGAGGCCGCGCTCGACCGCATCGTCCCCGTCAAATGCCGCCGGCCATTGCCGCCGGGACGCGAGATGGCGCTCGTCTGGGATGCGCGCATCAGCCAAGCCGGCGTCCCCGGCCGCACTGCGGGTCGCGACCAGCGTTTCGATTATGACGTGCGCCCCGCGTTCACCGCCAAAATGTCGTGCAGCCGCGTCAATCCGCAGGCGGGCTGTAACCCGATCAAGGATGTCGTGCTGAGCTTCGCCGCGCCCGTGCGGCGCGAGAGCGCGCTCGCCGCGGCGCTTAGCACCTCCGATGGCAAGACACTCGCGCCCCAAATCGACGACGACGACAAGAACGACGCCTGGCTGACCACCGTGCGCTTCGCCGGCCCGCTGCCACAGAATGTCGACGCGACGCTCGTGCTGCCCGCGAATGTCACCGACCAGAGCGGCCGCAAGCTACAGAACCAGTCGAACTTCCCGCTGAAATTCCACATTGACCGCGCGCCGCCGCTGGTCAAATTCGCCGCCGACTTCGGCATCCTAGAAGCTGGCGAGGGCGGCGTGCTGCCGGTCACCGTGCGCGGGGTCGAAGCCAGCCTCGTCCAGTCGAACCTCAAGATGCCCGTGGCGGCGTTGAAAGTCGGCGACGACGATGCCGCGATCGCGCGCTGGCTCCGCCGCGTCGACGACGCCGACGACACCGACTATCGCGAGGAAAAAAACGCCGCCGGCAAGGACGTCACCGTGAACTACACCGGCACCAAGTCGGTGTTCGTCGGCGCCCCGGCGGGCGGCGAACGCCGCAACCTGCAACTGACCCCGCCGGGCGGCGGCAAGGAATTCGAGGTCGTCGGCATTCCGCTCGCCGAAAAGGGCTTCCACGTCGTCGAGATCGCGAGTCCTGAACTCGGCGCCGCGCTGCTCGGCCGCCGCGAGACGCGCTATGTCGCGACCGCCGCGCTCGTCACCAATATGGCGGTGCATTTCAAATGGGGGCGCGAAGGCTCGCTCGCGTGGGCGACCGCGCTCGACACCGGCCTTCCCGTCAGCGGCGCCGAAATCCGCGTCACCGACGCCTGCACCGGCCGCCTGCTCGCGCGCGGCACCGCCGACAAGGCGGGCCGCCTCGCCTTCCCGTCGGCGCTGCCCGAACCCGAAACATATTCGAGCTGCGAGGAAAATCCCGACATGGCGAAAAGCGAAGGCCATGCCCTGATGGTCAGCGCGCGCTCGGGCGATGATTTCAGCTTCACGCTCACCGACTGGGGAAACGGCATCCGTCCCTATGACTTTGACCTCCCCTATGGCTGGTCGGAGCGGGCGGACATCCTGCACACCGTCTTCGACCGCGCGCTCGTCAAGGCGGGCGAGACGGTTCACATGAAGCATATCCTGCGCCGCCCGGTCGGACTCGGCTTCCGTACCCCCGAAGCGCTCGCGGGCAAGCTCCGCCTTGTCCACCGCGGCTCGGACACCGAATTCGAGATGCCGTTCGCGATTTCCGCCACGGGCAGCGGCGAGACCGTCTGGAACGTCCCTGCGTCGGCGCCGATGGGCGATTATGAGCTCGTCTTCGTCACCAAGGATAAGGACGGCGAGGACAAGACGATCTGGCCGGGCCAGACGGTTCGGGTCGACGAATATCGCCTGCCGACGATGAAGGCGACGATCACCGGGCCGAAAACCGCGCTCGTTCGCCCCGCCGCGGTACCGCTCAACCTCTTCGTCGGCTATCTCTCGGGCGGCCCCGCGCCCAATATCCCCGTCGAGCTCCGCACCAATTTCCGGTCGAGCTGGTCGCCGCCGGAGGATTATCGCGACTGGGATTTCGACGGCCAGCCGGTCAAGGAGGGCGTCGTCCAGCTCGACGACGGCGGCGATACGCCGTCGGCCGACCTGCCGCTCGCGCGCTCGGTCCCGCTCACCCTCGACGCCAATGGCAGCGCGACGACGAGCGTCACGGTCGACCAGCCGATCACCGAACCGACGCTGATGGCCGCCGAAATGGATTATGAGGACGCGAATGGCGAGACGCTGACGTCGAGCCGCCGCATCACCCTTTACCCCTCGGCGGTCCGGCTCGGGCTCAAGACCGACGGCTGGCTGATGCGCGACAACGACCTCCGCCTCAATTTCATCGCGCTCGACTTGGACGGCAAGCCGATCCGCGGCCAGCGCATCGACGTCGCGCTCTACAACCGTGAGATCATCACCGCGCGGCGCCGCCTGATCGGCGGCTTCTACGCCTATGACAACCAGATGCGCACGACGCGCCTCGGCGCGACGTGCAGCGCGACCACCGACAAGCTCGGCCGCGCGAGCTGCGCGATGGCGCCCGGCGTCTCGGGCGAAGTCACCGTCGTTGCGACCACGCAGGATGCCGACGGCAACGAAGCGCGCGCGGTGCGCTCGGTGTGGCTCGCGGGCGACGACGACTGGTGGTTCGGCGGCGACAATGGCGACCGCATGGACGTGATCGCCGAACAGCCGCGCTACGCCGCGGGCGACACTGCGAAATTCCAGGTCCGCATGCCGTTCCGCGAAGCGACCGCGCTCGTCACGGTCGAGCGCGAGGGCGTGCTGTCGAGCTTCGTCGTGCCGCTCAAGGGCACGAATCCTGTCGTCAAGGTCAAGCTGCCCGCGACCTACGCCCCCGACGTCTATGTCTCGGTCATGGCGGTGCGCGGCCGCGTCACCGGCGGCGAGAGCTGGTTCCGCAAGCTGAAGCGCGCAGCCGGCTTCAAGATCGAGAATAGCGAAGGCGCGCCGCCGACCGCCCTGGTCGACCTCGCCAAGCCCGCCTACCGCATGGGCATCGCGCGGATCAAGGTCGGCTGGGAAGGCCATAAGCTCGGCGTCAAGGTCAAGGCCGACAAGGAGAAATATTCGGTCCGCGAAACCGCGAAAGTCGACATCGAAGTCAAGACCCCGAGCGGCAAGGCGCCGAAGAACGCCGACGTCGCCTTCGCCGCGGTCGACGAGGCCTTGCTCCAGCTAGCCCCCAACGAAAGCTGGGAGGTGCTGAACGCGATGATGGGCGAACGCACGCTCGACGTGCTCACCTCGACCGCGCAGATGCAGGTGGTCGGCAAGCGTCACTACGGCCGCAAGGCGCTCGAACCCGGCGGCGGGGGCGGCGGCGACCTCTCGGGCCTGACGCGCGAGGATTTCCGCCCCGTGCTGCTCTGGAAGGGCAACGTTCCGCTCGATGCCAAAGGCCGCGCGAGCATCGACGTGCCGCTCAGCGACAATCTCTCGGGCTTCCGCCTCGTCGCCATCGCGACCGATGGACCCCAATATTTCGGCACCGGCGAAACGAGCGTGCGCACTGTGCAGGATCTCGGCGTCTTTGCCAGCATGCCCGAACTGGTGCGTACCGGCGACACCTACGATGCGCGCTTCACGCTGCGCAACGGCACCGACAAGGCGATGGAGGTTACCGCGACCCCGGCGCTGTCACCCGCCGTCGCGACCGCGCCGCCGCTCACCGTCACTATCCCCGCGGGCGGCGCGGTACCAATCAGCTGGTCGATGACCGCGCCCGAAGCCACCGGCCCGATCGAGTGGACCGTCGATGCGGCGTCAAAGGACGGCAAGGCGCGCGACCGCCTCGTCTTCGAACAGACGGTCGAACCCGCGGTGCCGGTCGAGACCTGGGCGGCGAGCCTCTTCCGCGTCGGCCCCAATACGACGCTGCCGATCGCGATCCCCGCGGGCGCGCTCCCCGGCGGCTATGTCGATATCGCGCTCGCGGGCACGCTCGCACCACCGCTCACCGGCGTGCGCGACTATATGAGCGCCTATCCCTACACCTGCTTTGAACAGCAGACGTCACGCGCCGTGGCATTGGGCGATGTCGGGCGGTGGCAGGCGCTCGCGGGTGCGATGCCGACCTATCTCGATGACGACGGGTTGCTCCGCTACTGGCCGAACGAGCGCATGACCGGGTCGATCGAACTCACCGCCTATGTGATGAGCGTGACCGCTGCGAACGGCTTCGCGATCCCCGAAGCATCGAGCGAAAAGATGGTGAAGGCGCTGCAGGCGGTCGTCGAAGGGCGCCTCACGCGCAAGGGCTATGGCCCGTGGGACATCCGCCCCGTGCGCATCGCAGCGCTCGCCGCACTCGCGCGCAACAAGGCGTCGAGCGCGAGCCTCGTCGCCGCGATCGACGTCGCGCCCGCCGACATGGCGACCAGCACGCTCGCCGACTGGCTCGTCGCGCTCGAAAAGACGCCGGGGGTGCGGAATGCCCCCGCGCTGCGCACCGCAGCCGAGGCCGAGTTGCGCAAACGCCTCGTCTACGAAGGCACGCGCCTCGACCTCGTCGACGACGCCAAGGCTCCGTGGTGGATGATGACGAGCGGCGACGAAATGGCGATCAAGGCCTTGGAAGCCGTGCTCGGCCGCAAGGGCTGGGAGGATGACGCGGGCAAGCTGATGGTCGGCGTCGCACAGCGCCAGCGCAAGGGCCATTGGGACACCACCCCCGCCAACGCATGGGGCGCGGTCACCGTCCGCCGCTTCGCCGCCCTCTATCCGGCAAGCGCGATCACCGGCATCACCAATATCGGCCTCGCGGGCGACACCGCCTCGCAAAGCTGGCCGCTGTCGGCCGAACCCGTCTCGCCGCTCCGCGTCGCACTCAACGCCGCGACGATGAACCTCAGCCACCAAGGCGGCGGCGCGCCATGGGCCACCGTCAGCGTCAAGGCGGCGGTGCCACTCAAGGAACCACTCAACGCGGGCTACCGAATCAAGCGCTCGGTCAGCATCGTCAAGGCGGCGAACAAGGACCGGCTGACGCGCGGCGACGTGATCAAGGTGCGGATCGAGGTCGTCGCGGCGGCGGGCCGGACGTGGGTCGTCATCAACGATCCGGTCGCGCCGGGCGCGACGATCGTCGGCAACCTCGGCGGCCAGTCCGAAATGCTGGCCGAACAGGCGAACGGATCGGGCGCGCAGCCGAGCTATGTCGAACGCGGCGAGGACAGCTGGCGCGGCTATTTCGGCTGGATGCCCGCGGGCACCCATGCGGTCGAATATGTCGTGCGGTTGAACGGTTCGGGCAAATTCACCCTGCCGCCGACGCGCGTCGAGGCGATGTATTCGCCCGCGATCCGCGGCCAGTGGCCGAACGCGCCGATGACGGTGGCGAGTGTCGGGCGATGA
- a CDS encoding histidine triad nucleotide-binding protein, with protein sequence MPIDATRPYDETNIFARILRGELPSKTVYEDEFALAFHDINPQAPLHILVIPKGAYVSWDDFSERGSDAEIAGFVRAVGKVARDQGLVAPGYRLLANTGLDSHQEIPHLHVHIFAGQPLGPMLAR encoded by the coding sequence ATGCCGATCGATGCGACCCGTCCCTATGACGAGACCAATATCTTCGCGCGCATCCTGCGCGGCGAGCTGCCGTCGAAGACCGTCTACGAGGACGAATTCGCCCTCGCCTTCCACGACATCAATCCGCAAGCGCCACTGCACATCCTCGTGATTCCCAAGGGCGCCTATGTCAGCTGGGACGATTTTTCGGAGCGCGGCAGCGACGCCGAGATCGCGGGCTTCGTTCGCGCGGTCGGCAAGGTCGCGCGCGATCAGGGCCTCGTCGCCCCCGGCTACCGCCTGCTCGCCAACACCGGACTCGACAGCCACCAGGAAATCCCGCACCTCCACGTCCACATCTTCGCCGGCCAGCCGCTCGGTCCGATGCTCGCGCGCTGA